The Arachis hypogaea cultivar Tifrunner chromosome 19, arahy.Tifrunner.gnm2.J5K5, whole genome shotgun sequence genome has a window encoding:
- the LOC112776181 gene encoding acyl-CoA-binding domain-containing protein 6 — protein MEVNNWYKELAYDQWASIPVSGMRPPARYKHAATVVDEKLYIVGGSRNGRHLSDVQVFDLRSLIWSSLKLKANAGSNDSSASQKTFPATSGHNMIRWGEKLLLIGGDSKGSSDKLVVQYIDIETLQFGVIETSGSIPVACTGQSATLVGSKVLLFGGEDMKRKLLNDVHVLDLESMTWDMIKTVQEPPAPRFDHAAAMLGDRYLLIFGGCSHSVFFNDLHLLDMQTMEWSQPQIQGDTVSPRAGHAGITIDESWFVVGGGDNSSGCPETLLLNMSKLVWSVVTVVKQKDPLSSEGLSVCSTLIGGEKYLLAFGGYNGRYSNEVFVMRPKPRDSLRPKIFQSPAAAAAAASVTSAYALSKSEKLDFRQLEDINSKPPINGHPMDDISVKVEAIKEEKRLLELSITEVRAENTKLGGEIDELNNVHAELSKELQSVQGQLVAERSRCFNLEAKIEELQKLMESMQSVEEQVQALRKEKSAIDQEMEHATTGQRQGSGGVWRWLGGGGE, from the exons ATGGAAGTCAACAATTGGTATAAGGAGCTAGCATATGACCAGTGGGCATCGATCCCTGTATCCGGTATGCGTCCACCAGCGCGCTATAAG CATGCTGCCACAGTAGTCGATGAGAAACTATACATTGTTGGTGGAAGTCGAAATGGGCGGCATTTATCTGATGTTCAG GTTTTTGATTTGAGAAGTTTGATATGGTCTTCtctgaaattgaaagcaaatgcTGGTAGCAATGATAGCAGTGCCTCCCAGAAGACTTTTCCAGCCACATCTGGTCACAATATG ATTAGGTGGGGTGAGAAACTGCTACTTATTGGTGGAGATTCAAAGGGTTCTTCTGATAAATTAGTGG TTCAATACATTGACATCGAGACATTGCAGTTTGGAGTTATTGAGACTTCTGGAAGCATTCCA GTAGCTTGTACAGGACAGTCTGCCACATTGGTTGGTTCAAAAGTGCTATTATTTGGAGGAGAAGACATGAAGAGGAAGTTGCTGAATGATGTCCACGTTCTTGATCTGGAAAGTATGACTTGGGATATGATAAAGACTGT GCAAGAACCTCCAGCTCCGAGATTCGACCATGCAGCTGCCATGCTAGGAGATCGGTACCTTCTGATTTTTGGTGGTTGCTCTCattctgttttcttcaatgatcttcACTTATTGGACATGCAAACT ATGGAGTGGTCCCAACCACAAATTCAAGGCGATACAGTATCTCCCAGGGCTGGGCATGCTGGTATTACCATTGATGAAAGCTGGTTCGTAGTTGGTGGTGGAGATAATAGTAGTG GTTGCCCTGAAACCTTGTTATTAAACATGTCTAAGCTGGTTTGGTCGGTAGTGACTGTTGTGAAGCAAAAAGATCCACTTTCTAGCGAG GGTTTGAGTGTCTGCTCAACATTAATTGGTGGGGAAAAGTATTTGTTAGCTTTTGGTGGGTATAATGGGAGATATAGCAATGAG GTTTTTGTTATGAGACCCAAGCCAAGGGATTCCTTGCGTCCTAAGATTTTCCAATCACCAGCCGCTGCCGCCGCTGCAGCTTCTGTTACTTCTGCTTATGCTTTGTCTAAATCTGAGAAGTTAGATTTCAGGCAACTAGAGGATATAAATTCCAAACCTCCCATTAATGGTCATCCTATGGATGATATCTCAGTTAAAGTCGAAGCCATTAAAGAAGAGAAAAGGTTACTGGAATTGTCAATCACGGAAGTCAGGGCTGAAAATACTAAGCTTGGAGGTGAGATAGATGAATTAAATAATGTTCATGCTGAGTTAAGCAAG GAACTCCAGTCAGTACAGGGACAACTTGTGGCTGAGAGATCAAGGTGCTTTAACCTGGag GCTAAAATTGAAGAACTCCAAAAGCTGATGGAATCAATGCAGtcagtggaagaacaggtacaggcTCTTCGGAAGGAGAAGTCTGCTATAGACCAGGAGATGGAGCATGCTACTACCGGTCAAAGACAGGGTTCTGGTGGCGTTTGGAGATGGCTTGGTGGGGGTGGTGAATGA
- the LOC112777369 gene encoding peroxisomal OPC-8:0-CoA ligase 1-like isoform X2 — MEIWPAEDESSESLPPFNNRSGYDSRTGIYHSLVRLGTKHEIPTKPDLNVAHLVLSQFPQGDLAEARIAFVDAATDKSLSYGELRRSVYSLASALFHGLGVRKGDVLFLLSPNSILFPTICLAVLSIGAVLTTANPLNTESEIAKQVRDSGSKLAISAPEELHKLVSTGVPTMLTYCPSNSGMLSVEELIEGCSCSLELPQVTVVQSDPAAILYSSGTTGVSKGVVLTHQNLISTLKLLFWSVDVSASSDDVFLAFIPMFHVYGLVFFGLGMLCVGVKIIVMQKFDFQAMLLAIQKHKVNNLPAVPPVILALVKYASKAGCDLSSLRRTGTGAAPLSKEVSREFRKMFPWVELRQGYGLTESSAAATFLVSDRDAKARPDSCGQLLPTFCAKVVDIDTGKPLPPQKKGELWLKSTTIMKEYLGNSEATTLTVDSDGWLKTGDLSYIDESGFVYIVERIKELIKHNGYQVAPAELESLLLSHPLIVDAAVIPVEDEATGQIPMAYVVRAAGSELSEDQVIQYVAGQVAPYKKVRRVSFIETIPRSAAGKILRKDLVSLSRQQLVSKL, encoded by the exons ATGGAAATTTGGCCAGCCGAAGACGAGTCTAGTGAGTCTCTACCACCATTCAATAACAGGAGTGGCTACGATTCGAGAACTGGCATCTACCACTCTCTTGTTAGACTTGGCACCAAGCATGAGATCCCAACAAAGCCTGATCTCAATGTTGCCCATCTCGTGCTATCGCAGTTCCCACAAGGAGACCTTGCAGAGGCAAGAATAGCATTCGTTGATGCAGCAACTGATAAGAGTTTGAGTTATGGCGAGCTACGCAGATCAGTATACTCCCTTGCATCAGCCTTGTTCCATGGACTTGGGGTTAGGAAAGGGGATGTGCTGTTTCTCCTATCCCCTAACTCAATCCTGTTCCCAACCATATGTCTAGCCGTGTTATCAATTGGTGCAGTTCTTACCACTGCCAACCCTCTTAATACCGAGTCAGAAATTGCCAAGCAGGTACGCGACTCAGGTTCTAAACTAGCCATCTCAGCACCGGAGGAGCTACACAAATTGGTCTCAACTGGGGTGCCTACAATGCTCACATATTGTCCATCTAACAGCGGAATGCTATCAGTTGAAGAGTTGATAGAAGGCTGCTCTTGTTCTCTGGAGTTGCCGCAGGTTACTGTGGTTCAATCAGACCCTGCTGCTATACTTTACTCCTCAGGGACTACTGGGGTAAGTAAAGGTGTAGTTTTGACACACCAGAATCTCATTTCCACACTGAAACTTCTCTTCTGGTCTGTTGATGTAAGTGCATCTTCAGATGATGTCTTCTTGGCCTTCATTCCGATGTTTCATGTATACGGCCTGGTTTTCTTTGGATTAGGAATGCTGTGTGTTGGTGTTAAAATAATTGTGATGCAGAAATTTGACTTCCAAGCTATGCTTCTTGCTATTCAGAAGCACAAAGTTAATAACTTACCGGCAGTGCCGCCAGTGATCCTTGCTCTAGTGAAATATGCAAGCAAAGCTGGTTGTGACTTGTCCAGCCTCCGAAGGACGGGTACAGGTGCTGCGCCTTTGAGTAAGGAAGTGTCACGGGAGTTCAGAAAAATGTTTCCATGGGTTGAACTAAGGCAAGGTTATGGCCTAACAGAAAGCTCAGCTGCAGCTACCTTTCTTGTGTCAGACAGGGATGCTAAAGCTCGGCCAGACTCATGCGGCCAGTTGCTTCCAACCTTTTGTGCAAAGGTCGTAGACATTGATACCGGAAAGCCTTTGCCTCCTCAAAAGAAAGGAGAGCTGTGGCTGAAAAGTACTACTATTATGAAAGAGTATCTGGGAAATTCGGAGGCAACAACCCTAACAGTTGATTCAGATGGCTGGCTGAAGACAGGTGATCTCAGTTACATTGATGAAAGTGGATTTGTTTATATAGTTGAACGGATAAAGGAGCTGATCAAGCACAATGGATATCAG GTGGCTCCTGCAGAACTGGAGTCTTTATTGCTAAGCCATCCCCTTATTGTTGATGCAGCTGTTATACC AGTTGAAGATGAAGCAACTGGACAGATACCAATGGCCTATGTTGTGAGAGCAGCTGGTTCTGAACTCTCAGAAGACCAAGTCATTCAATATGTTGCAGGCCAG GTGGCTCCATATAAGAAAGTGAGAAGGGTGAGTTTCATTGAAACTATTCCAAGGTCAGCAGCTGGCAAGATATTGCGCAAGGACCTCGTTTCTCTAAGCAGACAACAACTTGTCTCCAAGTTATGA
- the LOC112777370 gene encoding uncharacterized protein has protein sequence MQMETVQSPPPTSPLPPSAARLWRVAAQRNLRNQWSQLASLWKDWSSLSSRALSHANEALNYHLHQQYMPHKALGVLTDMPLIRSRASMKLHNRQVLATRGLLESYKAMVDILRKMFEASRLFRCFLKGSINSPLLQFSERSEQKGDSSDTGDGGGIPVYTFLSISSHEKYTEELVQMFSLELCMKRFLVLEFVSLGYDTSQVKQLSWSTELYAGEFKHLSDCNLYCEETHGPVLPRSRDGKSEMFALTFDNQHSSDVLEVYLTTWRAELNIDIFRVNEIFETVGEEMHIKLC, from the exons ATGCAAATGGAAACAGTACAATCACCACCTCCAACCTCTCCGCTGCCTCCATCAGCGGCGAGGCTGTGGAGGGTAGCCGCGCAGCGCAACCTTCGGAACCAGTGGTCACAGCTGGCCTCTCTCTGGAAGGATTGGTCCTCCCTCTCCTCCCGCGCTCTCTCCCACGCCAATGAAGCCCTTAACTACCATCTCCATCAaca GTACATGCCTCACAAGGCGTTAGGTGTTTTGACCGATATGCCCCTTATCAGAAGTCGTGCTTCTATGAAACTCCATAACCGTCAG GTTCTTGCGACGCGGGGATTATTGGAATCGTATAAGGCCATG GTGGATATTTTGAGGAAAATGTTCGAGGCTAGCAGATTGTTCAGATGTTTTCTCAAAGGATCAATCAATAGTCCGCTATTGCAATTTTCGGAACGTTCTGAACAGAAGGGTGACAGCAGTGACACTGGAGATGGTGGTGGAATTCCAGTATATACATTTTTGTCAATCTCTTCTCATG AGAAGTATACCGAGGAGCTGGTTCAGATGTTTAGCTTGGAACTGTGTATGAAG CGGTTCCTTGTTCTTGAATTTGTGTCACTTGGTTACGACACTTCACAAGTAAAGCAGTTGAGTTGGTCAACTGAGCTCTATGCTGGTGAATTCAAACATTTGAGTGACTGCAATCTTTACTGTGAGGAGACACATGGTCCAGTTCTACCAAGGTCAAGAGATGGGAAATCTGAAATGTTTGCTTTAACATTTGACAACCAACACTCCAGTGATGTCTTAGAG GTTTATTTAACAACATGGCGTGCAGAGCTGAACATTGACATTTTCAG GGTGAACGAGATATTTGAGACTGTTGGGGAGGAAATGCATATCAAATTATGTTAG
- the LOC112777369 gene encoding peroxisomal OPC-8:0-CoA ligase 1-like isoform X1: MSGMEIWPAEDESSESLPPFNNRSGYDSRTGIYHSLVRLGTKHEIPTKPDLNVAHLVLSQFPQGDLAEARIAFVDAATDKSLSYGELRRSVYSLASALFHGLGVRKGDVLFLLSPNSILFPTICLAVLSIGAVLTTANPLNTESEIAKQVRDSGSKLAISAPEELHKLVSTGVPTMLTYCPSNSGMLSVEELIEGCSCSLELPQVTVVQSDPAAILYSSGTTGVSKGVVLTHQNLISTLKLLFWSVDVSASSDDVFLAFIPMFHVYGLVFFGLGMLCVGVKIIVMQKFDFQAMLLAIQKHKVNNLPAVPPVILALVKYASKAGCDLSSLRRTGTGAAPLSKEVSREFRKMFPWVELRQGYGLTESSAAATFLVSDRDAKARPDSCGQLLPTFCAKVVDIDTGKPLPPQKKGELWLKSTTIMKEYLGNSEATTLTVDSDGWLKTGDLSYIDESGFVYIVERIKELIKHNGYQVAPAELESLLLSHPLIVDAAVIPVEDEATGQIPMAYVVRAAGSELSEDQVIQYVAGQVAPYKKVRRVSFIETIPRSAAGKILRKDLVSLSRQQLVSKL, from the exons ATGTCAGGAATGGAAATTTGGCCAGCCGAAGACGAGTCTAGTGAGTCTCTACCACCATTCAATAACAGGAGTGGCTACGATTCGAGAACTGGCATCTACCACTCTCTTGTTAGACTTGGCACCAAGCATGAGATCCCAACAAAGCCTGATCTCAATGTTGCCCATCTCGTGCTATCGCAGTTCCCACAAGGAGACCTTGCAGAGGCAAGAATAGCATTCGTTGATGCAGCAACTGATAAGAGTTTGAGTTATGGCGAGCTACGCAGATCAGTATACTCCCTTGCATCAGCCTTGTTCCATGGACTTGGGGTTAGGAAAGGGGATGTGCTGTTTCTCCTATCCCCTAACTCAATCCTGTTCCCAACCATATGTCTAGCCGTGTTATCAATTGGTGCAGTTCTTACCACTGCCAACCCTCTTAATACCGAGTCAGAAATTGCCAAGCAGGTACGCGACTCAGGTTCTAAACTAGCCATCTCAGCACCGGAGGAGCTACACAAATTGGTCTCAACTGGGGTGCCTACAATGCTCACATATTGTCCATCTAACAGCGGAATGCTATCAGTTGAAGAGTTGATAGAAGGCTGCTCTTGTTCTCTGGAGTTGCCGCAGGTTACTGTGGTTCAATCAGACCCTGCTGCTATACTTTACTCCTCAGGGACTACTGGGGTAAGTAAAGGTGTAGTTTTGACACACCAGAATCTCATTTCCACACTGAAACTTCTCTTCTGGTCTGTTGATGTAAGTGCATCTTCAGATGATGTCTTCTTGGCCTTCATTCCGATGTTTCATGTATACGGCCTGGTTTTCTTTGGATTAGGAATGCTGTGTGTTGGTGTTAAAATAATTGTGATGCAGAAATTTGACTTCCAAGCTATGCTTCTTGCTATTCAGAAGCACAAAGTTAATAACTTACCGGCAGTGCCGCCAGTGATCCTTGCTCTAGTGAAATATGCAAGCAAAGCTGGTTGTGACTTGTCCAGCCTCCGAAGGACGGGTACAGGTGCTGCGCCTTTGAGTAAGGAAGTGTCACGGGAGTTCAGAAAAATGTTTCCATGGGTTGAACTAAGGCAAGGTTATGGCCTAACAGAAAGCTCAGCTGCAGCTACCTTTCTTGTGTCAGACAGGGATGCTAAAGCTCGGCCAGACTCATGCGGCCAGTTGCTTCCAACCTTTTGTGCAAAGGTCGTAGACATTGATACCGGAAAGCCTTTGCCTCCTCAAAAGAAAGGAGAGCTGTGGCTGAAAAGTACTACTATTATGAAAGAGTATCTGGGAAATTCGGAGGCAACAACCCTAACAGTTGATTCAGATGGCTGGCTGAAGACAGGTGATCTCAGTTACATTGATGAAAGTGGATTTGTTTATATAGTTGAACGGATAAAGGAGCTGATCAAGCACAATGGATATCAG GTGGCTCCTGCAGAACTGGAGTCTTTATTGCTAAGCCATCCCCTTATTGTTGATGCAGCTGTTATACC AGTTGAAGATGAAGCAACTGGACAGATACCAATGGCCTATGTTGTGAGAGCAGCTGGTTCTGAACTCTCAGAAGACCAAGTCATTCAATATGTTGCAGGCCAG GTGGCTCCATATAAGAAAGTGAGAAGGGTGAGTTTCATTGAAACTATTCCAAGGTCAGCAGCTGGCAAGATATTGCGCAAGGACCTCGTTTCTCTAAGCAGACAACAACTTGTCTCCAAGTTATGA